From the Methanobacterium sp. CWC-01 genome, the window TAAAAAATTCCCAGGCATGTCTTTTCGGTGCGGCAGGAGAATCTGCTGCTGACGTTATTGTGAAAATGAGGCAAGAATTAGACCTCTATGTAAACTTGCGACCAGTTAAATCTTATCCTGGAACAAATTGTCTTTTTGACAACATAGACTTCGTAATAGTGAGAGAAAACACCGAAGGACTCTACATTGGAAGGGAGGAATACACCGAAGAGGGAGCCACTGCACTGCGGATTGTCACCCGAAAAGCATCGGAGAGAATATGTAAATTTGCCTTCGAATACGCCAAAAAAACAAACCGGAGTAAGGTAACCGCTGTACACAAGGCCAACGTTTTGAAAAAAACTGATGGGCTCTTCAAAGAGATTTTTTACAAAGTAGCCAAAGAATATCCTGATATGGAGTTAGACGACCGTTATGTAGATGCCACGGCAATGTTCTTCATCACCAAACCGGAAATGTTCGATGTTATAGTAACCACCAATCTCTTTGGTGATATATTATCCGACGAGGGGGCAGGTTTAGTGGGTGGTTTAGGATTAAT encodes:
- a CDS encoding isocitrate/isopropylmalate family dehydrogenase, which produces MGNSNRSVVMYRIAVIPGDGIGKEVMEATLHILEALDVEFDYQFAEAGDEYMEKSGVALPQETVDIVKNSQACLFGAAGESAADVIVKMRQELDLYVNLRPVKSYPGTNCLFDNIDFVIVRENTEGLYIGREEYTEEGATALRIVTRKASERICKFAFEYAKKTNRSKVTAVHKANVLKKTDGLFKEIFYKVAKEYPDMELDDRYVDATAMFFITKPEMFDVIVTTNLFGDILSDEGAGLVGGLGLIPSANIGENQGLFEPVHGSAPSHAGKGTANPSAMILSAVLMLDYLEEHEEARRLEEALVAVLAEGKVVTGDLKGTASTMEMAREVRRKLEV